In Streptomyces sclerotialus, one genomic interval encodes:
- a CDS encoding ABC transporter ATP-binding protein: MATVTYDQATRIYPGSDKPAVDKLDIQIEDGEFLVLVGPSGCGKSTSLRMLAGLEDVNGGAIRIGDRDVTHLPPKDRDIAMVFQNYALYPHMTVADNMGFALKIAGVNKAEIRQKVEDAAKILDLTEYLGRKPKALSGGQRQRVAMGRAIVREPQVFLMDEPLSNLDAKLRVQTRTQIAGLQRRLGITTVYVTHDQVEAMTMGDRVAVLKDGLLQQIDSPRNMYDRPANLFVAGFIGSPAMNLVEVPITDGGVKFGNSVVPVSREALSAAADKGDRTVTVGVRPEHFDVVEQNGGAAKTLAKEAADAPAGLAVTVNVVEELGADGYVYGTADVGGEVKDLVVRVNGRQVPEKGAQLHVVPRPGETHVFSTSTGERLSD; the protein is encoded by the coding sequence ATGGCTACGGTCACGTATGACCAGGCGACCCGGATCTACCCGGGTTCCGACAAGCCCGCCGTCGACAAGCTCGACATCCAGATCGAGGACGGGGAGTTCCTCGTCCTGGTCGGGCCGTCCGGGTGCGGCAAGTCCACCTCCCTGCGGATGCTCGCGGGCCTGGAGGACGTCAACGGCGGCGCGATCCGGATCGGCGACCGCGACGTCACGCACCTTCCGCCCAAGGACCGGGACATCGCCATGGTGTTCCAGAACTACGCGCTCTACCCGCACATGACCGTCGCGGACAACATGGGCTTCGCGCTCAAGATCGCGGGCGTGAACAAGGCCGAGATCCGGCAGAAGGTCGAGGACGCGGCGAAGATCCTGGACCTGACCGAGTACCTGGGGCGGAAGCCGAAGGCGCTCTCGGGTGGTCAGCGGCAGCGCGTGGCCATGGGCCGTGCCATCGTGCGTGAGCCGCAGGTGTTCCTCATGGACGAGCCGCTGTCGAACCTCGACGCGAAGCTGCGCGTGCAGACGCGTACGCAGATCGCCGGACTGCAGCGCCGTCTCGGGATCACGACGGTGTACGTCACGCACGACCAGGTCGAGGCCATGACGATGGGCGACCGGGTGGCCGTCCTCAAGGACGGTCTGCTGCAGCAGATCGACTCGCCGCGGAACATGTACGACCGGCCGGCGAACCTGTTCGTCGCGGGCTTCATCGGGTCGCCCGCGATGAACCTCGTAGAGGTGCCGATCACCGATGGCGGCGTGAAGTTCGGGAACAGTGTCGTGCCGGTGAGCCGGGAGGCGCTGAGCGCGGCGGCGGACAAGGGCGACCGTACGGTCACCGTCGGCGTCCGGCCCGAGCACTTCGATGTCGTGGAGCAGAACGGCGGCGCCGCGAAGACGCTCGCCAAGGAGGCCGCGGACGCGCCGGCGGGGCTCGCCGTCACCGTGAACGTGGTCGAGGAGCTGGGCGCGGACGGGTACGTGTACGGCACGGCCGATGTCGGTGGCGAGGTCAAGGACCTGGTCGTCCGCGTGAACGGGCGGCAGGTGCCGGAGAAGGGCGCCCAGCTGCACGTCGTGCCGCGGCCCGGCGAGACGCACGTCTTCTCGACGTCTACCGGTGAGCGGCTCAGCGACTGA
- a CDS encoding nucleoside hydrolase — MGESRDEEAVSREEIRAEWRAVVEAGEALPGSGLDTLSARMRATGNWPEDLRSAPMIIDTDIGGDADDALAVVAAARSLPRLALVLTSDETGPAVGYGARARFARLLLDLTGRTDVAVASGVSLGDTRYFCADGLVPGELPSQPADVVGAVRAVCAAVPGPVQWVGMGPLSNLALVLEAAPELASRLHVTQMGGALNYRDPSRAEHNFRLDVPSVHRIFDAVNRGLLPTPYFVTSEVTFTSAMEITADHPVHRTLAAPDAPAWAALLAAHTRQWFARFHPGTIQHDALTLSAALQLPFVDFDKMPVAVDGIGRTSRADAGVPVWLSLSARYPAFMHWLSQRLDPVWQPSEAHA; from the coding sequence ATGGGGGAGAGCCGTGACGAAGAAGCTGTCTCCAGGGAAGAGATCCGAGCCGAGTGGCGTGCCGTCGTCGAGGCCGGGGAAGCGCTGCCGGGATCGGGGCTCGATACGCTGAGTGCCCGTATGCGGGCCACGGGGAACTGGCCGGAGGACCTCCGCTCGGCACCGATGATCATCGATACGGACATCGGTGGTGACGCGGACGATGCCCTGGCGGTTGTGGCGGCGGCCCGTTCGCTGCCTCGGCTGGCCCTGGTGCTCACCAGCGACGAGACCGGGCCGGCTGTCGGTTACGGTGCGAGGGCGCGATTTGCCAGGCTGTTGCTGGACCTGACCGGCCGCACGGATGTGGCGGTGGCGTCGGGCGTCTCTCTTGGGGACACCCGGTACTTCTGCGCGGACGGCCTGGTACCCGGTGAGCTCCCTTCGCAGCCGGCTGACGTGGTCGGGGCGGTGCGCGCCGTGTGCGCGGCTGTGCCGGGGCCCGTGCAGTGGGTCGGCATGGGCCCTCTCAGTAACCTGGCACTGGTTCTGGAGGCCGCTCCCGAACTGGCCTCGCGGCTCCATGTGACCCAGATGGGCGGGGCGCTGAACTATCGCGACCCGAGCCGTGCCGAGCACAACTTCCGGTTGGACGTTCCGTCCGTACACCGGATCTTCGACGCGGTGAACAGGGGACTGCTGCCGACTCCGTACTTCGTCACCTCCGAGGTCACCTTCACCTCGGCCATGGAAATCACGGCCGACCACCCCGTCCACCGGACCCTTGCCGCACCGGACGCGCCGGCCTGGGCTGCGCTGCTGGCGGCGCACACGCGGCAGTGGTTCGCGCGTTTCCACCCGGGCACCATCCAGCACGATGCGCTGACCCTGTCGGCCGCGCTCCAGCTGCCCTTCGTCGACTTCGACAAGATGCCGGTGGCGGTGGACGGCATCGGGCGGACCTCCCGCGCCGATGCAGGTGTACCGGTCTGGCTGAGCCTGTCGGCTCGTTACCCCGCTTTCATGCACTGGCTTTCGCAGCGGCTCGACCCGGTCTGGCAGCCGTCGGAAGCGCATGCATGA
- a CDS encoding ABC transporter permease: MHPVDELYGHVADIHTAYGLTDPAQRQAVEEAYDVFREHSGPFMVSVAAEMLDDLRADVRQNPDQVIAFLGRDGHSLAAAVRGLDPEFFDQHCREVVVSRAVVDAALQDLEKNAGESFPEAEAFRGARNKVNPADVDGSYRHLTDYLRASGVPMGLPGSSVTVVDTSFKGTVQELMSAAYPQTQIQGRYAFLAISPQDPHPATKQGYVFHQEPDAVWQGLPQSYLPEQRSQTFGNQDALGVIEETLHGPLASPLSVTAQGPRQLPQQLDQQPLVGINPVVVADQYRDPKVREAVKAAAVLAVHDSALEAARSRDAGRDWKGELRQARERFTDQVRSWVSRDGRTDGRLAPVLDSFVRRADKNVVKDLDRALKQAGVHQREAVPLWKRYGELTSLEEKKQFLKDATTPVPGSGSTPQEHLRGVVAASATSLSSKAGGAGTSVAEAARLHRRGKTSGTSGAQNTTNSPTTNSPTGKAPTGKAQTGKTQTGKAQTGKTQGTGPRWVPRQPGNPPPGNNNGGPKR; encoded by the coding sequence GTGCATCCCGTTGATGAGCTGTACGGCCATGTCGCTGACATCCACACGGCATACGGGCTGACGGATCCCGCGCAGCGTCAGGCGGTGGAGGAGGCGTACGACGTCTTCCGCGAGCACAGCGGTCCGTTCATGGTGTCCGTCGCCGCGGAGATGCTCGACGACCTGCGGGCGGACGTACGGCAGAACCCTGATCAGGTGATCGCATTTCTCGGCCGGGACGGGCACAGTCTGGCCGCGGCCGTGCGCGGACTGGACCCGGAGTTCTTCGACCAGCACTGCCGCGAGGTGGTGGTGTCCAGGGCCGTGGTCGACGCGGCGCTCCAGGACCTGGAGAAGAACGCCGGAGAGAGCTTCCCGGAGGCCGAGGCGTTCCGCGGTGCCCGTAACAAGGTGAACCCCGCGGACGTCGATGGTTCCTATCGTCATCTCACCGACTACCTCCGTGCCTCGGGGGTCCCGATGGGACTGCCGGGCAGTTCGGTCACCGTGGTCGACACCAGTTTCAAGGGGACGGTCCAGGAACTGATGTCCGCGGCCTATCCGCAGACGCAGATCCAGGGGCGTTACGCGTTCCTGGCGATCTCCCCGCAGGACCCCCACCCGGCAACCAAGCAGGGCTACGTCTTCCATCAAGAACCGGACGCCGTCTGGCAGGGGCTTCCCCAGTCGTACCTGCCGGAACAGCGGTCGCAGACCTTCGGCAACCAGGACGCGCTCGGCGTCATCGAGGAGACGCTGCACGGGCCCCTGGCCAGTCCGCTGAGCGTCACCGCCCAAGGTCCCCGGCAATTACCGCAGCAATTGGACCAGCAGCCGCTGGTGGGCATCAACCCGGTGGTCGTCGCGGATCAGTACCGTGATCCGAAGGTGCGCGAAGCCGTCAAAGCGGCCGCCGTGCTCGCCGTGCACGACAGCGCGCTGGAGGCAGCCCGGAGCCGGGACGCGGGGCGTGACTGGAAGGGCGAACTGCGCCAGGCGCGGGAGCGGTTCACCGATCAGGTGCGGTCCTGGGTCTCCCGGGACGGCCGGACGGACGGCAGGCTCGCCCCTGTCCTGGACAGCTTCGTCCGGCGCGCGGACAAGAACGTCGTCAAAGACCTGGACAGAGCGCTGAAACAGGCGGGCGTTCACCAGCGGGAGGCCGTTCCGCTGTGGAAACGGTACGGCGAGTTGACGAGCCTGGAGGAGAAGAAGCAGTTCCTCAAGGACGCCACCACGCCGGTGCCGGGGAGCGGCAGTACGCCGCAGGAACACCTTCGTGGTGTCGTGGCGGCGTCAGCGACCTCCCTTTCGTCGAAGGCCGGCGGCGCGGGAACATCGGTGGCCGAGGCGGCGAGACTCCACCGCAGAGGGAAGACCTCCGGAACCTCTGGCGCGCAGAACACCACCAATTCGCCTACCACCAATTCGCCTACCGGCAAGGCGCCTACCGGCAAGGCGCAGACCGGCAAGACGCAGACCGGTAAGGCGCAGACCGGTAAGACCCAGGGCACCGGGCCGCGGTGGGTACCCCGACAGCCGGGAAACCCACCACCGGGTAACAACAACGGTGGGCCGAAACGCTGA
- a CDS encoding aminopeptidase P family protein: MTAGEGVRAGITREDYERRMARVGRAAADAGLAGVIVTPGPDLVWLTGYRPTAVTERLTALVVAVDRRPRLLVPVLERADAQHAAGAGATEILGWRDGEDPYAVLAELLEPERRYGISDSAWAMHLLGLQRTLPGSAYASLTEALPMLRAVKDAYEVERLAAAGAAADATYEEILGVPFAGRRECDVAGDLARLLLEHGHSQVDFTVVGSGPNGADPHHEAGDRVIEDGDMVVLDFGGLKDGYGSDTTRTVHVGEPTAEERKVHDLVREAQQAAFEAVRPGAACQDIDRVARKVIKAAGYGEYFIHRVGHGIGVTTHEPPYMVEGEHLPLVPGMCFSIEPGVYLPGRFGVRIEDIVTCTETGGRRLNNTAREMGIVR, translated from the coding sequence ATGACGGCTGGTGAGGGTGTGCGGGCTGGGATCACGCGCGAGGACTACGAGCGGCGGATGGCGCGGGTCGGGCGGGCGGCGGCGGATGCCGGGCTGGCCGGGGTGATCGTTACGCCGGGGCCCGATCTGGTGTGGCTCACCGGGTACCGGCCGACCGCCGTCACCGAGCGGCTGACCGCGCTGGTCGTTGCTGTCGACCGGCGGCCGCGTCTGTTGGTGCCCGTACTGGAGCGGGCGGACGCGCAGCACGCGGCCGGTGCCGGCGCGACCGAGATCCTGGGGTGGCGGGACGGCGAGGACCCGTATGCGGTGCTGGCGGAACTGCTGGAGCCGGAGCGGCGGTACGGGATCTCGGACTCGGCGTGGGCGATGCATCTGCTGGGGCTGCAGCGGACGTTGCCGGGGAGTGCGTACGCCTCGCTCACGGAGGCGTTGCCGATGCTGCGGGCGGTCAAGGACGCGTACGAGGTGGAGCGGCTGGCGGCGGCGGGTGCGGCCGCGGACGCCACGTACGAGGAGATCCTGGGTGTGCCGTTCGCGGGGCGCCGGGAGTGTGACGTGGCGGGGGACCTCGCGCGGCTGCTGCTCGAACACGGGCACAGCCAAGTGGACTTCACGGTGGTGGGTTCCGGGCCCAACGGGGCTGATCCGCACCACGAGGCGGGTGACCGGGTCATCGAGGACGGTGACATGGTCGTACTGGACTTCGGTGGCCTGAAGGACGGGTACGGCTCGGACACGACGCGCACCGTGCACGTGGGCGAGCCGACCGCGGAGGAGCGGAAGGTCCACGATCTGGTGCGGGAGGCGCAGCAGGCGGCGTTCGAGGCGGTGCGGCCCGGGGCCGCGTGCCAGGACATCGACCGGGTGGCGCGGAAGGTGATCAAGGCGGCGGGGTACGGCGAGTACTTCATTCACCGGGTCGGGCACGGCATCGGAGTGACGACGCACGAGCCGCCGTACATGGTCGAGGGCGAACACTTGCCCTTGGTGCCGGGGATGTGCTTCTCGATCGAGCCGGGGGTCTACCTGCCGGGGCGGTTCGGGGTGCGGATCGAGGACATCGTGACGTGTACGGAGACGGGCGGGCGGCGGCTGAACAACACGGCGCGGGAGATGGGGATCGTTAGGTAG
- a CDS encoding pentapeptide repeat-containing protein, which translates to MSGDRAAGPTGSVGGTGSAGRAGGAGGAGGAGPARRAVRRPDVRLPELVAYDGGEWEPEGDYDGLEFADADFGGQSARGARFLDCAVRRCAWDETVLSRARFLDSVLEGVRGVGTDLSGVSLRDVEVLDARLGGVQLHGAVLERVVVRGGKIDFLNLRQAKLRDVAFEECVLVEADFGGAELERVTFDGCTLTRTDLSEVRMRDVDLRGAAALDIARGVDRLAGAVISPSQLMDLAPAFAAQVGVLVE; encoded by the coding sequence ATGAGCGGGGATCGTGCGGCCGGGCCGACCGGGAGCGTTGGGGGGACCGGGAGCGCCGGGCGGGCCGGGGGAGCAGGAGGGGCCGGGGGCGCCGGGCCGGCGAGGCGGGCGGTGCGGCGGCCGGACGTACGGCTGCCGGAGTTGGTGGCGTACGACGGAGGGGAGTGGGAGCCGGAGGGGGATTACGACGGGCTGGAGTTCGCGGACGCGGACTTCGGGGGACAGTCGGCGCGGGGCGCGCGGTTCCTCGACTGCGCGGTGCGGCGGTGCGCGTGGGACGAGACGGTGCTGAGCCGGGCGCGTTTCCTCGACAGCGTGCTGGAGGGGGTGCGTGGGGTCGGCACGGACCTGTCGGGGGTGTCGCTGCGCGATGTGGAGGTACTGGACGCGCGGCTCGGCGGGGTGCAGTTGCACGGTGCGGTGCTGGAGCGGGTCGTGGTGCGGGGAGGGAAGATCGATTTCCTGAACCTGCGCCAGGCCAAGCTGCGGGACGTCGCCTTCGAGGAGTGCGTGCTGGTGGAGGCGGACTTCGGCGGTGCCGAACTGGAGCGCGTGACGTTCGACGGCTGCACCTTGACGCGTACGGATCTGAGTGAGGTGCGGATGCGGGACGTCGATCTGCGGGGTGCGGCGGCGCTGGACATCGCACGGGGCGTCGACCGGCTCGCGGGTGCGGTGATCAGCCCGTCACAGCTGATGGACCTGGCGCCGGCGTTCGCGGCCCAGGTGGGTGTGCTCGTGGAGTGA
- the map gene encoding type I methionyl aminopeptidase — protein sequence MVEIKTDTALDAMRPAGRVVADILAATRAAATPGTRLSELDEVARAILREAGATSPFLHYRPSFAPTPFPATICTSVNDAIVHGIPSSYRLRDGDLLSIDCGAVVDGWASDAAITVAVGTPRPEDQRLMDTTRRALEAGIAAAVVGARIGDISHAIGSIGRAAGYGISADFGGHGVGRHMHEDPSVPNEGRPGRGFVLRHGLVLALEPMFLSGGGDAYYTANDGWTLLTADGSRAAHFEHTIAVTHDGPRILTQP from the coding sequence ATGGTGGAGATCAAGACCGACACCGCCCTCGACGCCATGCGCCCCGCGGGCCGCGTCGTCGCCGACATCCTGGCGGCCACTCGCGCCGCCGCCACCCCCGGCACCCGGCTGAGCGAACTGGACGAGGTCGCCCGCGCGATCCTGCGCGAGGCAGGCGCCACCTCCCCGTTCCTCCACTACCGCCCGTCCTTCGCCCCCACCCCCTTCCCCGCCACCATCTGCACCTCCGTCAACGACGCGATCGTGCACGGCATCCCGAGCTCCTACCGGCTGCGCGACGGCGACCTGCTCAGCATCGACTGCGGCGCGGTGGTGGACGGCTGGGCGAGCGACGCGGCGATCACCGTCGCGGTGGGCACGCCGCGCCCTGAGGACCAGCGCCTCATGGACACCACCCGGCGCGCCCTGGAGGCCGGAATCGCGGCCGCCGTGGTGGGTGCCCGCATAGGTGACATCTCGCACGCCATCGGCAGCATCGGCCGCGCCGCCGGCTACGGCATCTCCGCGGACTTCGGCGGACACGGCGTGGGCCGCCACATGCACGAGGACCCGTCGGTACCCAATGAAGGCCGCCCCGGTCGCGGCTTCGTACTCCGCCACGGCCTCGTCCTCGCCCTCGAGCCGATGTTCCTCTCCGGCGGCGGTGACGCGTACTACACGGCGAACGACGGTTGGACGCTGCTCACGGCGGACGGCAGCCGCGCCGCCCACTTCGAGCACACCATCGCCGTCACCCACGACGGCCCCCGTATCCTCACCCAGCCCTGA
- a CDS encoding helix-turn-helix domain-containing protein has protein sequence MVRTPLTPWERERGERLGALLRAARGERSMVEIAAAAGISAETLRKVETGRVPTPAFFTVAALATTLGLSLDELAVFAAPPTEGAVAEGAAGAGGAASSRPVRVEAA, from the coding sequence ATGGTTCGTACACCACTCACTCCGTGGGAACGCGAGCGCGGCGAGCGGCTGGGGGCACTGCTGCGGGCGGCGCGCGGCGAGCGCAGCATGGTCGAGATCGCGGCGGCTGCGGGGATCTCCGCGGAGACGTTGCGCAAGGTCGAGACGGGGCGGGTGCCGACGCCCGCTTTCTTCACCGTGGCGGCTCTCGCCACGACGCTCGGGCTCTCGCTCGACGAGTTGGCAGTGTTTGCCGCACCGCCGACGGAGGGCGCGGTGGCCGAAGGGGCCGCGGGGGCTGGTGGTGCTGCCAGCTCAAGGCCGGTGCGCGTCGAGGCCGCCTGA
- a CDS encoding TerD family protein, translating into MAVSLSKGGNVSLTKEAPGLTAVTVGLGWDVRTTTGTDFDLDASAIAVNPSGKVYSDQHFVFFNNKATPDQSIVHTGDNLTGQGEGDDEQINVNLAALPADVEKIVFPVSIYDAENRSQNFGQVRNAFIRIVNQAGGTEIARYDLSEDAATETAMVFGELYRNGAEWKFRAVGQGYASGLVGIAQDFGVNV; encoded by the coding sequence ATGGCTGTAAGCCTGTCCAAGGGCGGCAACGTCTCGCTCACCAAGGAGGCTCCGGGCCTGACCGCCGTCACGGTCGGCCTCGGCTGGGACGTCCGCACCACCACGGGCACGGACTTCGACCTCGACGCGAGCGCGATCGCGGTCAACCCGAGCGGCAAGGTCTACTCGGACCAGCACTTCGTGTTCTTCAACAACAAGGCCACGCCGGACCAGTCCATCGTGCACACCGGTGACAACCTCACCGGCCAGGGCGAGGGCGACGACGAGCAGATCAACGTCAACCTCGCCGCGCTGCCCGCCGACGTCGAGAAGATCGTCTTCCCGGTCTCCATCTACGACGCCGAGAACCGCAGCCAGAACTTCGGCCAGGTCCGCAACGCCTTCATCCGCATCGTGAACCAGGCCGGCGGCACCGAGATCGCCCGTTACGACCTCAGCGAGGACGCGGCGACCGAGACCGCGATGGTCTTCGGCGAGCTGTACCGCAACGGCGCGGAGTGGAAGTTCCGCGCGGTCGGCCAGGGCTACGCCTCGGGCCTGGTCGGCATCGCCCAGGACTTCGGCGTCAACGTCTGA
- the arfB gene encoding alternative ribosome rescue aminoacyl-tRNA hydrolase ArfB translates to MSGPYVIRGSVVLPEAELLWRFSRSSGPGGQHVNTSDSQVELRFDLARTEALPEVWKERALQRLGERGRLVDGGVVSVRASEHRSQWRNRETAAVRLASLLAEASAPPPKPRRKTRIPRGINERRLREKKQRGETKRGRSGRDWH, encoded by the coding sequence ATGTCCGGGCCCTATGTCATCCGCGGTTCGGTCGTCCTTCCGGAGGCGGAGCTGCTCTGGCGCTTCTCGCGGTCGTCCGGGCCGGGCGGCCAGCACGTCAACACCTCCGACAGCCAGGTGGAGCTGCGCTTCGACCTTGCCAGGACCGAGGCGCTGCCCGAGGTCTGGAAGGAGCGCGCGCTGCAGCGGCTGGGCGAGCGCGGGCGGCTGGTGGACGGCGGCGTGGTGTCCGTACGGGCTTCGGAGCACCGCTCGCAGTGGCGGAACCGGGAGACCGCGGCGGTCCGGCTCGCCTCCTTGCTGGCGGAGGCGTCCGCGCCACCGCCGAAGCCGCGCCGTAAGACGCGGATTCCGCGGGGTATCAATGAGCGCAGGCTGCGGGAGAAGAAGCAGCGCGGCGAGACCAAGCGGGGGCGCTCGGGCCGCGACTGGCACTGA
- a CDS encoding flavin reductase family protein: protein MDSHPEATDPRPEAIGPRSEVIPHADGVSADEFRAALSRLAAGVVLITALDPEDDPAEGDGPGDGDGPGDGGIPAGEDAGMTATAFMSVSLDPPLVMVSVRNESRMDDILERQPLWAVSVLTEGQRNIAGQFSMKGRLSDRLLFASVPHVRGEKTGAALVEGALATMECRTEQRVVAGDHTLTIGRVLTAHTPHVESNPLTYFRGRYRKLG, encoded by the coding sequence ATCGACTCGCACCCGGAGGCGACCGACCCGCGCCCGGAGGCGATCGGCCCTCGCTCGGAGGTGATCCCGCATGCTGATGGGGTGAGTGCCGACGAGTTCCGTGCTGCCCTGTCCCGGCTCGCTGCCGGGGTCGTACTGATCACCGCCCTCGACCCGGAGGACGACCCGGCCGAGGGCGACGGCCCCGGCGACGGGGACGGCCCCGGCGACGGCGGCATCCCTGCCGGGGAGGACGCGGGAATGACCGCCACCGCGTTCATGTCCGTCTCGCTCGACCCCCCGCTGGTCATGGTCAGCGTCCGCAACGAATCCCGGATGGACGACATCCTGGAGCGGCAGCCCCTGTGGGCCGTCTCGGTCCTGACGGAGGGCCAGCGCAACATCGCCGGCCAGTTCTCCATGAAGGGCCGTCTCAGCGACCGGCTCCTCTTCGCGAGCGTCCCGCACGTACGGGGCGAGAAGACGGGCGCCGCACTCGTGGAGGGCGCGCTCGCCACGATGGAGTGCCGCACGGAACAGCGCGTCGTGGCCGGCGACCACACCCTCACCATCGGCCGTGTCCTGACCGCCCACACCCCGCACGTCGAGAGCAATCCCCTGACGTACTTCCGCGGCCGCTACCGAAAGCTGGGCTGA
- the cdgB gene encoding diguanylate cyclase CdgB gives METESEPYVRLATLRQLHQVVADLNTARSLADTLQAVADGAITGLGYELAAVNLVRPDGDLVVAAVAGSAGAEALLAGRIGSRESWERRLSMGERWGDLCFIPHTEGWVLDDDDVPQWHASGPTPRFPDEWHPMDRLFAPMYSASSGGGELLGVISVDRPRNGRRPGAWGREALQMFAFQAAIAISNARLRANMQRALVRLEREQQAMRASEESFRQAFEYAPSGMAIAEMGGDQHGRLLRTNDALCRLLGRPASVMRRYSFSDLVHPEDVGTLLRTSAEGGRAELRLARRDGSYVWVSLRNSVVADTADGPRFLLTHVEDIEERKRHELQLAHRASHDSLTGLPNAAELRARLSARLCSRPPGADEADAFASAAAGEDDGHDFLPDGGAEAFEGFHLARPGPVYDSHVHAVAPSDGPEDDGAKGLAVLFCDLDGFKSINDRFGHHTGDAVLIEVARRLTNGVRDGDTVARLGGDEFVVLADGLGKADAEDLAVRLRNAIIPPIRVDGRAVRVGASFGIGWAGCGMSAEEVLQSADQRMYVEKRSRSKANRRVS, from the coding sequence ATGGAGACCGAGTCGGAGCCATACGTCCGTCTTGCGACCCTGCGGCAGCTGCACCAAGTGGTCGCCGACCTGAACACCGCACGCAGCCTTGCAGACACGCTGCAGGCCGTCGCCGACGGCGCGATCACCGGGCTGGGCTACGAGCTCGCCGCGGTCAATCTCGTACGCCCCGACGGCGACCTCGTGGTGGCCGCGGTCGCAGGTAGCGCGGGCGCCGAGGCGCTGCTGGCCGGCCGGATCGGCTCCCGGGAGTCCTGGGAGCGCCGGCTGAGCATGGGTGAGCGCTGGGGCGACCTGTGCTTCATCCCGCACACCGAGGGCTGGGTGCTGGACGACGACGACGTCCCGCAGTGGCACGCCTCCGGGCCCACGCCGCGCTTCCCCGACGAGTGGCACCCCATGGACCGCCTCTTCGCGCCCATGTACTCGGCCTCCTCGGGCGGCGGCGAGCTGCTCGGCGTGATTTCCGTCGACCGGCCGCGTAACGGGCGCCGTCCGGGCGCCTGGGGCCGCGAGGCGTTGCAGATGTTCGCCTTCCAGGCCGCGATTGCGATCAGTAATGCCCGGTTGCGGGCAAACATGCAGCGAGCGCTGGTCCGTCTGGAGCGGGAGCAGCAGGCGATGCGGGCGAGCGAGGAAAGCTTCCGGCAGGCCTTCGAGTACGCGCCGAGCGGCATGGCCATCGCCGAGATGGGCGGCGACCAGCACGGGCGGCTGCTGCGCACGAACGACGCGCTGTGCCGGCTGCTGGGGCGCCCGGCCTCCGTGATGCGCCGCTACTCCTTCTCCGACCTGGTGCATCCCGAGGACGTCGGGACGCTGCTGCGTACCTCCGCCGAGGGCGGGCGGGCCGAGCTGCGGCTGGCCCGCCGGGACGGCTCGTACGTCTGGGTGAGCCTGCGCAACAGCGTCGTGGCCGACACCGCCGACGGGCCGCGCTTCCTGCTCACGCACGTCGAGGACATCGAGGAGCGCAAGCGGCACGAGCTGCAGCTCGCGCACCGGGCCAGCCACGACTCGCTGACCGGCCTGCCCAACGCGGCCGAGCTGCGGGCCCGGCTCAGCGCCCGGCTGTGCTCCCGGCCGCCCGGCGCTGACGAGGCGGACGCGTTCGCCTCGGCGGCCGCCGGGGAGGACGACGGGCACGACTTCCTGCCGGACGGCGGGGCCGAGGCGTTCGAGGGCTTCCACCTGGCCCGTCCGGGCCCGGTCTACGACAGCCATGTGCACGCGGTCGCGCCGTCGGACGGGCCCGAGGACGACGGGGCCAAGGGGCTGGCCGTGCTCTTCTGCGACCTGGACGGCTTCAAGTCGATCAACGACCGGTTCGGGCACCACACGGGTGACGCGGTGCTGATCGAGGTGGCCCGGCGGCTGACCAACGGGGTGCGGGACGGCGACACGGTCGCCCGGCTCGGCGGTGACGAGTTCGTCGTGCTCGCGGACGGGCTGGGCAAGGCGGACGCGGAGGACCTGGCCGTACGGCTGCGGAACGCGATCATTCCGCCGATCCGGGTGGACGGCCGGGCCGTGCGGGTCGGTGCCAGCTTCGGGATCGGCTGGGCCGGCTGCGGCATGTCGGCCGAGGAGGTCCTGCAATCCGCCGATCAGCGGATGTACGTCGAGAAGCGGTCCCGCTCGAAGGCGAACCGGCGGGTGAGCTGA